A single genomic interval of Dyella sp. GSA-30 harbors:
- a CDS encoding MDR family MFS transporter, which translates to MSSQPLPQDAALPSEPAPAATSTHPPVHVLFGALMLVLLLAALDQTIVSTALPTIVGELGGFESLSWVVTAYLLSSTIVVPLYGKFGDLFGRKIVLQTAIVIFLLGSVLCGLAQTMDQLILTRALQGLGGGGLLVVTMAAIGDVIPPAERGRYQGLLGGVYGLATVIGPLLGGFIVEHLSWRWIFYINLPLGVLALLVIAAVFHPHTKHVKHEIDYFGALFLALALTSIILFTTQGGTILPWTSGQLWATLIFGLISLAGFVMEERKAKEPIIPLHLFKQRTFLLCSVIGLLVGASLFGSITYLPLYLQVVKGASPTGAGTQLIPLMGGVLVTSIISGRIISKIGRYRMFPIAGMAIASIGLGLLGTLEENTPIAMLYLYAGILGAGLGMVMQVLILAAQNSVDFKYLGVATSGVTLFRSIGGSIGVATFGALFTLRLNDRIADFMPKAPPNAPPRVLRPEMINKLSPELHAKFLSAFDESLHGVFYIAACVAVIGFVLAWLLKDIPLRSASRPR; encoded by the coding sequence ATGTCCTCCCAACCGTTGCCGCAAGACGCCGCATTGCCGTCGGAGCCAGCCCCGGCCGCCACGTCGACGCATCCCCCGGTCCACGTGCTGTTCGGTGCCCTGATGCTGGTCCTGCTGCTGGCGGCGCTGGATCAGACCATCGTCTCCACCGCCCTGCCGACCATCGTTGGCGAGCTTGGGGGCTTCGAATCCCTGTCGTGGGTGGTCACGGCCTATCTGCTCTCCTCCACTATCGTGGTGCCGCTATACGGCAAGTTCGGCGACCTGTTCGGCCGGAAAATCGTGCTGCAAACGGCCATCGTGATCTTCCTGTTGGGCTCGGTGTTGTGCGGGCTGGCGCAGACGATGGATCAGTTGATCCTCACACGCGCCTTGCAGGGCCTGGGCGGTGGTGGGCTACTGGTAGTGACGATGGCGGCGATCGGCGACGTGATCCCGCCGGCCGAACGCGGCCGTTACCAGGGCCTGCTTGGCGGCGTTTACGGCCTGGCGACGGTGATCGGCCCCTTGCTCGGTGGCTTTATCGTCGAGCATCTGAGCTGGCGCTGGATTTTCTATATCAACCTGCCGCTGGGCGTTCTCGCGCTGCTGGTGATCGCGGCGGTGTTTCATCCGCATACCAAGCACGTCAAACACGAGATCGACTATTTCGGGGCCCTGTTCCTCGCACTCGCGCTGACGTCGATCATCCTGTTCACGACCCAGGGCGGCACGATTCTTCCGTGGACGTCGGGTCAACTATGGGCGACGCTGATATTTGGCCTGATATCGCTGGCAGGCTTCGTGATGGAGGAACGCAAAGCCAAGGAACCGATCATTCCGCTCCATCTTTTCAAGCAGCGCACGTTCCTGTTGTGCAGCGTGATCGGCCTGCTGGTAGGTGCATCGCTGTTTGGTTCGATCACTTACCTGCCGTTATATCTGCAAGTGGTCAAAGGCGCCTCGCCGACCGGTGCGGGCACGCAGTTGATTCCCTTGATGGGCGGCGTACTGGTGACCTCGATCATCAGCGGACGTATCATCAGCAAGATCGGCCGCTACCGCATGTTCCCCATCGCCGGCATGGCCATCGCCTCGATCGGCCTGGGGTTGCTCGGCACGCTGGAAGAAAACACGCCTATCGCGATGCTCTACCTCTATGCGGGCATTCTTGGCGCGGGCTTGGGCATGGTGATGCAGGTGCTGATCCTTGCCGCGCAAAACAGCGTCGATTTCAAATATCTGGGCGTGGCGACATCCGGCGTCACCTTGTTCCGCTCGATCGGCGGCTCGATCGGCGTGGCGACCTTTGGCGCGCTTTTTACGCTGCGACTCAACGACCGCATCGCCGACTTCATGCCAAAGGCACCGCCGAACGCGCCACCCCGCGTACTGCGACCGGAGATGATCAACAAGCTGTCACCGGAACTGCATGCGAAATTTCTGAGCGCGTTCGATGAATCGTTGCACGGAGTGTTCTATATCGCTGCGTGCGTGGCAGTAATCGGCTTTGTGCTGGCGTGGTTGCTCAAGGATATTCCGCTGCGCTCGGCATCGAGGCCGCGTTAG